In a single window of the Sphingobacteriaceae bacterium genome:
- a CDS encoding DUF503 domain-containing protein produces the protein MVVGVCTVHLALPGIRSLKDKRRIIKSVLERARRQFQVAAAEVDRQDSHRHAVLAFACVSSEGRHADSVLQSVVNWLDREDTIIIEEVSMEHR, from the coding sequence GTGGTGGTGGGGGTCTGCACGGTGCACCTGGCGCTCCCGGGCATCCGCTCTTTGAAGGACAAGCGCCGCATCATCAAGAGCGTCCTGGAGCGGGCCCGCCGCCAGTTTCAAGTGGCCGCGGCCGAGGTGGACCGGCAGGACAGCCACCGCCATGCAGTGCTGGCCTTTGCCTGCGTCAGCAGCGAAGGCCGTCATGCCGATTCGGTACTCCAGTCGGTGGTCAACTGGCTGGACCGGGAAGACACCATCATTATCGAAGAAGTTTCCATGGAGCACCGGTAG
- the rbfA gene encoding 30S ribosome-binding factor RbfA — MSVRQERLAEAIKQELSEILRVMRDPRIGMASVVSVDVSRDLRHAKVYVSVFGDEDQRADTFAALSKARGFIRSELAKRLRIRYTPEIHFQLDDSIAHGARVAQLLRSLAEEQEDDGDEAGRGEKD; from the coding sequence ATGAGCGTGCGTCAGGAGCGGCTGGCCGAGGCCATCAAGCAGGAGTTGAGCGAGATTTTGCGGGTCATGCGGGATCCCCGCATCGGCATGGCCTCGGTGGTGTCGGTGGATGTCTCCCGGGATTTGCGCCATGCCAAAGTTTACGTGAGCGTTTTCGGTGATGAGGATCAAAGGGCGGACACCTTCGCCGCCTTGTCCAAGGCCCGGGGCTTTATTCGCTCCGAACTGGCCAAGCGGCTCCGGATCCGCTACACCCCGGAGATTCACTTCCAGTTGGATGATTCCATCGCCCACGGCGCCCGGGTCGCCCAGCTGCTGCGCAGCCTGGCCGAAGAGCAGGAAGACGACGGTGATGAAGCCGGCCGAGGAGAGAAAGATTGA
- a CDS encoding bifunctional oligoribonuclease/PAP phosphatase NrnA, whose product MASPEATGPGGKGEWGGCREVVEALRRLAGSRVAVFLHQNPDGDSLGSSLALADALRRLGAQPTVVAEDSFPAVYRFLQGTEGIQKAGDLAGTAFEAAIMPDVASPERLGASLALAETIPLWINIDHHGTNPGFGHARWVDPGRSSVGEMVLEVLWGLGVPISLQAAEAIYTAIMTDTGSFRYESVTPRVLRYAAYLVEQGVNPAKVAQQVYESMSASSFRLLAAALNSVRLEAGGRVAWLAVTRDMLAAAGAQRSETEGLVNYARSIEGVEVALLFMEEPGDQIRISFRAKEWADVGRVAAGLGGGGHRRAAGATLPGPLDEAVRVALAAVMEHLNEAGPAAAGEV is encoded by the coding sequence ATGGCGTCCCCAGAGGCCACCGGGCCCGGCGGCAAGGGGGAGTGGGGCGGCTGCCGGGAAGTGGTGGAGGCCCTGCGCCGGCTGGCCGGGAGCCGGGTGGCCGTTTTTCTCCACCAGAATCCCGACGGTGACAGCCTGGGCTCCTCCCTGGCCCTGGCCGACGCCCTCCGCCGCTTGGGCGCCCAGCCCACTGTGGTGGCGGAGGACTCCTTTCCCGCCGTATACCGCTTCCTGCAGGGCACCGAGGGGATTCAGAAGGCCGGCGACCTGGCCGGCACCGCCTTCGAGGCGGCGATCATGCCCGACGTGGCATCCCCCGAGCGCCTGGGCGCGTCCCTGGCCCTGGCTGAGACCATTCCCCTGTGGATCAACATCGATCACCACGGCACCAATCCGGGCTTCGGCCATGCCCGCTGGGTGGACCCCGGCCGCTCCAGCGTGGGGGAAATGGTGCTGGAAGTGCTGTGGGGCCTGGGGGTGCCCATCAGCCTGCAGGCCGCCGAGGCCATCTATACGGCCATCATGACCGACACCGGCTCCTTCCGCTATGAAAGCGTCACACCCCGGGTCCTCCGGTACGCCGCCTACCTGGTGGAGCAGGGGGTCAACCCCGCCAAGGTGGCCCAGCAGGTGTACGAATCCATGTCCGCCAGCAGCTTCCGCCTTTTGGCGGCGGCCCTCAACAGCGTGCGCCTGGAGGCCGGGGGACGGGTGGCCTGGCTGGCGGTGACCCGTGACATGCTGGCCGCCGCCGGGGCCCAGAGGTCCGAAACGGAAGGCCTGGTCAACTACGCCCGCAGCATCGAAGGCGTGGAGGTGGCCCTCCTCTTCATGGAAGAGCCCGGGGACCAGATCCGCATCAGCTTCCGGGCCAAAGAATGGGCCGACGTGGGCCGGGTGGCCGCCGGGCTGGGGGGCGGGGGCCATCGCCGGGCCGCAGGCGCCACCTTGCCCGGACCCTTGGACGAGGCCGTCCGGGTGGCCCTGGCCGCCGTGATGGAGCATCTCAACGAGGCGGGACCGGCGGCAGCGGGGGAGGTTTGA